From Plasmodium relictum strain SGS1 genome assembly, chromosome: 8, the proteins below share one genomic window:
- a CDS encoding CDGSH iron-sulfur domain-containing protein, putative, which yields MSDPLEYLNEINFNTKKFPQYTHLIETCPSEHENEKTIRICRCWQSGKFPYCDDTHKIFIENGDNVGPYVAKLTSYKLSDEEKLKKKKYNEKYIKINNKIPYEKSTKLNFKLNYSYVNQKLKKPIFLSFFVLTSAILYTQKDQVTNMYSTH from the exons ATGAGTGATCCACTAGAGTATCTTAATGAAATAAACTTCAATACGAAAAAATTTCCTCAGTATACTCAT TTAATAGAAACTTGCCCATCTGAAcatgaaaatgaaaagacTATAAGAATTTGTCGTTGTTGGCAATCAGGAAAATTCCCATATTGTGATGATACACATAAG attTTCATTGAAAATGGTGACAATGTTGGTCCATATGTAGCAAAATTAACTAGTTATAAGTTATCAGATGaagaaaagttaaaaaagaaaaaatacaatgaaaaatatataaaaataaataataaaattccCTATGAAAAATCtacaaaattaaattttaaattaaattattcatatgTGAATCAGAAATTAAAGAAacctatttttttatctttttttgttCTAACATCTGCCATACTATATACACAAAAAGATCAAGTTACTAATATGTATTCTactcattaa